A DNA window from Pseudomonas resinovorans NBRC 106553 contains the following coding sequences:
- a CDS encoding acyl-CoA dehydrogenase family protein, producing MIKPSEKAAHLIDGINAFARDELAPLVQREGIRWGEPVAKPFLRDIWQRSCELGFYNAMLPEALGGAGLSVAELCMLKEAAVLTGSPLAPHILGELSGPPRVGHLFKVANEHQIEAFLQPICRAEKAVCFALTEAEAGSDAAALGTEARLEGDHYVLRGAKRYISGAPYADLAVLLAVTGPGRGAQGISAFFVDLHAEGVSVDSDYSVMSGGGAHGNILLEDVRVPVTNRIGEEGQGFKLAMGRITLNRLLHCPTMLGMAGLALNLSLDYARTRKQFGQPIAMFQSINHMLADMATELYAARSMMYATAANNDAGGDIKVQAPMCKLYASETAFRIADKAVQIHGGAGLIKGHPVEWFFRATRMMRILTGTSEIQRNTIAKGILLPS from the coding sequence ATGATCAAGCCAAGTGAAAAAGCCGCCCACCTGATCGACGGCATCAACGCATTCGCCCGCGACGAACTCGCACCACTGGTTCAGCGAGAAGGCATCCGCTGGGGCGAGCCGGTCGCCAAGCCGTTTCTGCGCGATATCTGGCAACGCTCCTGCGAGCTGGGTTTCTATAACGCCATGCTGCCGGAAGCCCTCGGTGGCGCCGGCCTGAGCGTCGCCGAACTGTGCATGCTGAAGGAAGCCGCGGTGCTCACCGGCTCGCCGTTGGCGCCGCACATTCTCGGCGAGCTGTCCGGCCCGCCACGGGTCGGCCACCTGTTCAAGGTCGCCAACGAGCACCAGATCGAGGCCTTCCTGCAGCCGATCTGCCGCGCAGAGAAGGCGGTGTGCTTCGCCCTCACCGAGGCCGAGGCCGGCTCCGACGCCGCCGCGCTGGGCACCGAGGCGCGCCTGGAGGGTGACCACTACGTGCTGCGCGGCGCCAAGCGCTACATCTCCGGCGCGCCCTACGCCGACCTCGCCGTGCTGCTCGCGGTGACCGGCCCGGGCCGCGGTGCGCAGGGCATCTCGGCGTTCTTCGTCGATCTGCATGCAGAAGGCGTCAGCGTCGACAGCGACTACTCGGTGATGTCCGGTGGTGGCGCCCACGGCAACATTCTTCTGGAAGACGTGCGCGTGCCAGTGACCAACCGCATTGGCGAGGAAGGTCAGGGCTTCAAGCTGGCGATGGGACGGATCACCCTGAACCGTCTGTTGCACTGCCCGACCATGCTCGGCATGGCCGGACTGGCGCTGAATCTGTCGCTGGACTATGCCCGCACCCGCAAGCAGTTCGGCCAGCCGATCGCCATGTTCCAGTCGATCAACCACATGCTCGCCGACATGGCCACCGAGCTGTACGCTGCGCGCAGCATGATGTACGCAACTGCAGCGAACAATGACGCCGGCGGCGACATCAAGGTGCAGGCACCAATGTGCAAGCTGTACGCCTCGGAAACCGCCTTCCGCATCGCCGACAAGGCGGTGCAGATCCATGGCGGCGCCGGGCTGATCAAGGGGCATCCAGTCGAATGGTTCTTCCGTGCGACACGCATGATGCGCATCCTGACCGGCACCAGCGAGATCCAGCGCAACACCATCGCCAAGGGCATTCTGCTGCCGAGCTGA
- a CDS encoding MFS transporter produces the protein MPHQDSAFRPRQAWTIAVLLAFMMLVNFLDKVVIGLVGVPMTQELDLSPTEFGLIGGALHWLFAISAVVGGFLANRRPTRTLLLGMGLFWALIQLPMLFASSLWMIVACRVLLGIGEGPASPVATHALYKWFPDDRRSLPVALLHSGSAMGLLVAGAMIPWISLNYGWRTNFAVLAAIGLVWCGLWLLLGREGTLDTLRRNQPSAPQDEARVPYRRLLSDSSVLGNYACHFAANWSLALTLTWVPSYLEIGLGIDPLKTGHMFVMFVIVTTPLSLLMAWLSQRLMSRGVPSRLARGAFVSLCLIAGGLFSSALMLTELSVTTRIIALTLSGGLALVMYSVGPAMLAEFTPSSQRGGILAIGNAVASLAGLSAPVVTGLLVHGAGAGHPQGYAQGFFVCGGVMIVAGLIGLVAMNPQRSRERLAQDEVPVACSRA, from the coding sequence ATGCCCCACCAAGACTCTGCCTTCCGTCCGCGCCAGGCCTGGACGATCGCCGTCCTGCTGGCCTTCATGATGCTGGTCAACTTCCTCGACAAGGTGGTGATCGGCCTGGTCGGCGTACCGATGACCCAGGAACTGGACCTAAGCCCGACCGAGTTCGGCCTGATCGGCGGCGCCCTGCACTGGCTGTTCGCGATCTCAGCAGTGGTCGGCGGCTTCCTCGCCAACCGCCGCCCGACCCGCACCCTGCTGCTCGGCATGGGCCTGTTCTGGGCGCTGATCCAGCTGCCGATGCTGTTCGCCAGCTCACTGTGGATGATCGTCGCCTGCCGTGTGCTGCTCGGCATCGGTGAAGGCCCGGCCTCGCCGGTCGCCACCCATGCGCTGTACAAGTGGTTCCCCGACGACCGCCGCAGCCTGCCGGTGGCTCTGTTGCATTCCGGCAGCGCCATGGGCCTGCTGGTGGCCGGCGCGATGATCCCGTGGATCAGCCTGAATTATGGCTGGCGCACCAACTTCGCCGTACTCGCCGCCATCGGTCTGGTCTGGTGCGGGTTGTGGCTACTGCTCGGCCGCGAGGGCACCCTCGATACACTGCGCCGCAACCAACCGAGCGCCCCACAGGACGAGGCGCGCGTGCCTTACCGCCGCCTGCTGAGCGACAGCAGCGTGCTCGGCAACTACGCCTGCCACTTCGCGGCCAACTGGTCGCTGGCACTGACCCTGACCTGGGTGCCCAGCTACCTGGAGATCGGCCTTGGCATCGACCCGCTGAAGACCGGGCACATGTTCGTCATGTTCGTCATCGTCACCACGCCGCTGAGCCTGCTGATGGCCTGGCTGTCACAACGTCTGATGAGCCGCGGCGTGCCCTCGCGCCTGGCACGCGGCGCCTTCGTCTCGCTGTGCCTGATTGCCGGCGGGCTGTTCTCCTCGGCGCTGATGCTCACCGAGCTGTCGGTGACCACGCGGATCATCGCCCTGACCCTCAGCGGCGGTCTGGCACTCGTGATGTATTCGGTGGGGCCGGCCATGCTCGCCGAGTTCACCCCGAGCAGCCAGCGCGGCGGCATCCTCGCCATTGGCAACGCGGTAGCCTCGCTGGCCGGATTGTCGGCGCCAGTGGTCACCGGCCTGCTGGTGCATGGTGCCGGCGCCGGCCACCCGCAAGGCTACGCCCAGGGCTTCTTCGTCTGCGGCGGCGTGATGATCGTGGCAGGGCTGATCGGCCTGGTGGCGATGAACCCGCAGCGCTCACGTGAGCGCCTGGCTCAGGACGAGGTGCCGGTGGCCTGCTCGCGGGCCTGA
- a CDS encoding LysR family transcriptional regulator produces MTLKQLRYLIAIAEAGSFSAAARRAYIAQPALSRQIGLLESELEMQLLERQHDGVALTDAGRRLYEVARSVVQKLDSVKDELTSTRGDPKGHVSISIPATASALLLPAIIARAAEKFPSITLTICDGLTREGGQAIELGKVDFGVVPNAEELEHVAAEPIFIEDLYWVGMGSQGLHGDPITLAEAGATRLVMAPRALHLRRRIEQAAMEAGVVLNVAYEQQSAPGIASLVRSGLAATISNWPPLADLLEPTEARQIVEPCITRTVSIAYSVHKPLSFAASCMRDLVHGLLVEAVREGRWRGSLIERTADEDQAREQATGTSS; encoded by the coding sequence ATGACCCTCAAGCAGCTCCGTTATCTGATCGCCATCGCCGAGGCCGGCAGCTTCTCCGCCGCTGCTCGGCGGGCCTATATCGCCCAGCCGGCACTGAGCCGGCAGATCGGCCTGCTGGAAAGCGAGCTGGAGATGCAGCTGCTGGAACGCCAGCACGACGGCGTGGCGCTGACCGACGCGGGACGCCGGCTCTACGAGGTAGCGCGCTCGGTGGTGCAGAAGCTCGATTCGGTGAAGGATGAGCTGACCTCGACCCGTGGCGACCCCAAGGGCCATGTGTCGATCTCGATTCCGGCCACCGCCTCGGCGCTTCTGCTGCCGGCGATCATCGCGCGGGCTGCGGAGAAATTTCCCAGCATCACCCTGACCATCTGCGATGGCCTGACCCGAGAGGGAGGGCAGGCCATCGAGCTGGGCAAGGTCGATTTCGGCGTGGTGCCGAATGCCGAGGAGCTCGAGCATGTCGCTGCCGAACCGATCTTCATCGAGGATCTGTACTGGGTGGGGATGGGCAGCCAGGGGCTGCACGGCGACCCGATCACCCTGGCCGAGGCTGGTGCCACACGGCTGGTGATGGCGCCGCGGGCGCTGCACCTGCGCCGGCGCATCGAGCAGGCAGCGATGGAGGCGGGGGTGGTGCTCAACGTCGCCTATGAACAACAGTCCGCGCCGGGCATCGCCAGCCTGGTGCGCAGCGGCCTGGCGGCAACCATCAGCAACTGGCCGCCACTGGCTGACCTGCTCGAGCCGACCGAGGCGCGGCAGATCGTCGAGCCGTGCATCACCCGCACGGTGTCGATCGCCTACTCGGTGCACAAGCCTCTGTCGTTCGCCGCCTCATGCATGCGCGACCTGGTGCATGGCCTGCTGGTGGAGGCGGTGCGCGAAGGCCGCTGGCGTGGCAGCCTGATTGAACGCACCGCCGATGAGGATCAGGCCCGCGAGCAGGCCACCGGCACCTCGTCCTGA
- a CDS encoding DUF1302 domain-containing protein, translating to MVGSVQAVDFQLGAIDGQLDSALSIGTSISTANPDPKQLNSATGDDGRRNFRSGDAFSGIFKGIHDLELRHGDMGLFLRGSYWYDYVLRDQDQRFKNVEDNNRKRSAKSTGTELLDAFAYYNYAIAEQPGSARLGKQVVNWGESTFIQGGLNVVNPFNLSALRRPGSEVKEGLVPVNMFYVSQNLSESVSGDFFYQLDWEQTQLDNCGTFFSSNDFLADGCDGLDVGSVLTGVPAAVAALTPYGVNLTDEGIRIPRGKDQDARNSGQWGVSLRWFAADLDTEFGAYVANYHSRLPYMGTISSPYYNSTVFGNALNNALRLGTSQYVAQYPEDIHLYGLSFSTNLDTGTALQGEISYRPNMPIQLNGTDVIQSLLNDPNRSPLVAEGIRTPEANTLFNGYLRKEVTQAQVTATHSFAQVLGADQLMLIGEAAATWVGGLEGTYGPRYGRNGTYGNGVLASGNCAAISRTPEYCNDDGFLTRFSWGYRARASLSYPNAVAGIDLRPNLSWQHDVDGNGPGEGSAFSEGSKAISVGLDASLNNTYNASLAFTDFIDGDYGTRGDRDYVSISFGVNF from the coding sequence ATGGTCGGCAGCGTCCAGGCGGTCGATTTTCAACTCGGCGCAATTGATGGCCAACTGGATTCCGCACTGTCCATCGGCACCAGCATCTCCACGGCCAACCCCGATCCGAAACAACTGAACAGCGCTACCGGCGACGACGGTCGCCGCAACTTCCGTTCCGGCGATGCCTTCTCCGGCATATTCAAGGGCATCCACGACCTGGAGCTGCGCCACGGCGATATGGGCTTATTCCTGCGTGGCAGCTACTGGTACGACTACGTACTGCGCGACCAGGACCAGCGTTTCAAGAACGTCGAGGACAACAACCGCAAGCGTTCGGCAAAATCCACCGGCACCGAACTGCTCGACGCCTTCGCCTACTACAACTACGCCATCGCCGAGCAACCGGGTTCGGCACGCCTCGGCAAACAGGTAGTGAACTGGGGCGAGAGCACCTTCATCCAGGGCGGCCTCAACGTGGTCAACCCGTTCAACCTGTCGGCACTACGTCGCCCGGGCTCTGAGGTGAAGGAAGGCCTGGTGCCGGTGAACATGTTCTACGTCTCGCAGAACCTCAGCGAGTCAGTCTCCGGAGACTTCTTCTACCAGCTCGACTGGGAACAGACCCAGCTCGACAACTGCGGCACCTTCTTCTCCAGCAACGACTTCCTCGCCGATGGCTGTGACGGCCTCGACGTGGGCAGCGTGCTGACCGGCGTGCCGGCGGCAGTGGCGGCGCTGACGCCCTATGGCGTCAACCTCACCGACGAAGGCATCCGCATCCCGCGCGGCAAGGATCAGGACGCCCGCAACAGCGGCCAGTGGGGCGTGTCGCTGCGCTGGTTCGCCGCCGACCTGGACACCGAGTTCGGCGCCTACGTTGCCAACTACCACAGCCGCCTGCCCTACATGGGCACCATCAGCAGCCCTTACTACAACAGCACTGTATTCGGTAACGCACTCAACAATGCCCTGCGTCTGGGTACCTCGCAGTACGTCGCGCAGTACCCCGAGGACATCCACCTGTACGGCCTGTCGTTCTCCACCAACCTGGATACCGGCACCGCGCTTCAAGGCGAGATCAGCTATCGGCCGAACATGCCGATCCAGCTCAACGGCACCGACGTCATCCAGTCGCTGCTCAATGATCCGAACCGTTCGCCATTGGTCGCCGAAGGCATTCGTACGCCAGAGGCCAACACGCTGTTCAACGGCTACCTGCGCAAGGAAGTTACCCAGGCTCAGGTCACCGCGACCCACTCGTTCGCCCAGGTACTCGGCGCCGATCAACTGATGCTGATAGGTGAGGCAGCGGCCACCTGGGTCGGCGGCCTGGAAGGCACCTATGGCCCACGCTATGGGCGCAACGGCACCTACGGCAATGGCGTGCTGGCCAGCGGCAACTGCGCAGCTATCTCGCGCACACCCGAATACTGCAACGACGATGGTTTCCTTACCCGCTTCTCCTGGGGCTATCGCGCGCGCGCCAGTCTGAGCTACCCGAACGCCGTCGCCGGCATCGACCTGCGCCCCAACCTGTCCTGGCAACACGACGTGGATGGCAATGGCCCGGGCGAAGGTTCAGCCTTCAGCGAGGGCTCCAAGGCCATCAGCGTCGGCCTCGATGCCTCGCTGAACAACACCTACAACGCCAGCCTGGCGTTCACCGACTTCATCGACGGCGACTACGGCACCCGCGGCGACCGCGACTACGTGTCGATCAGCTTCGGCGTCAACTTCTAA
- a CDS encoding DUF1329 domain-containing protein: MKQHHSLVRGGALFCALLLTGNALAAVSADEAAQLQNSLTPIGAERGASADGKIPAWDGGLKTQMKFAANGTPLDPFAGEQPLFNIDASNFEQYREQLSPGQIALLQRFPDSFRLPVYPSHRSVSVTTEVGAAAARNASSTRLINEGNGLEGFAGVVAFPVPKNGLEVLWNHLTRNRNASSSLITDSAAPQKDGSYTIMTTQQYFTQRDAVKGLAADEARNILYFYSHKITAPSRMVGEVVLVHETVDQVSEPRLSWLYSAGQRRVRRAPSIAYDTAGPTTAGLRTADSRDMFNGAPDRYEWQLVGKKTLYVPYNSYRLASPELSYETLIKPGHVNPDATRYELHRVWEVVATLKPGMRHIYSKRHYFIDEDTWAILEADHYDSRGELWRIGEAHSFYHPQGKAAVNAMEVTYDINNGRYIASGLTNEQRQPFDFAYQASASDYSPGALRSKGLR; encoded by the coding sequence ATGAAACAGCACCATAGCCTGGTACGTGGCGGCGCCCTGTTCTGCGCCCTTCTGTTGACCGGCAATGCCCTGGCGGCCGTATCGGCCGACGAAGCAGCGCAACTGCAGAACAGCCTGACCCCGATCGGCGCCGAGCGCGGCGCCAGCGCCGATGGAAAGATCCCCGCCTGGGATGGCGGCCTGAAAACCCAGATGAAGTTCGCCGCCAACGGCACCCCGCTCGATCCATTCGCCGGCGAGCAACCGCTGTTCAACATCGACGCGAGCAACTTCGAGCAGTACCGGGAGCAACTGAGCCCGGGGCAGATCGCCCTGCTGCAGCGCTTCCCGGACAGCTTCCGCTTGCCGGTGTACCCGAGTCATCGCTCAGTCAGTGTGACTACCGAGGTGGGCGCCGCAGCCGCACGCAATGCCAGTTCCACCCGCCTGATCAACGAGGGCAACGGCCTGGAAGGCTTCGCCGGCGTGGTCGCCTTCCCCGTCCCGAAGAATGGCCTGGAAGTGCTATGGAACCACCTGACGCGCAACCGCAACGCCAGTTCCAGCCTGATCACCGACAGCGCAGCGCCGCAGAAGGACGGCAGCTACACCATCATGACCACCCAGCAATACTTCACCCAGCGCGACGCGGTGAAGGGGCTGGCGGCGGACGAGGCACGCAACATCCTCTACTTCTACAGCCACAAGATCACCGCACCCTCGCGCATGGTCGGTGAAGTGGTGTTGGTGCACGAGACCGTCGACCAGGTAAGCGAGCCGCGCCTGTCCTGGTTGTATAGCGCCGGCCAACGACGCGTGCGACGCGCGCCGAGCATTGCCTACGATACCGCTGGGCCGACCACCGCCGGCCTGCGCACCGCCGACAGCCGCGACATGTTCAACGGCGCGCCGGACCGCTACGAGTGGCAACTGGTGGGCAAGAAGACCCTCTACGTGCCCTACAACAGCTACCGTCTGGCCTCGCCCGAGCTGAGCTACGAGACGCTGATCAAGCCCGGCCACGTCAACCCCGACGCAACCCGCTACGAGCTGCATCGTGTCTGGGAAGTGGTCGCCACACTGAAGCCAGGTATGCGCCACATCTACAGCAAGCGTCATTACTTCATCGACGAAGACACCTGGGCGATCCTCGAGGCCGATCACTACGACAGCCGCGGTGAACTGTGGCGCATCGGCGAGGCGCACAGCTTCTACCATCCGCAGGGCAAGGCCGCGGTCAACGCCATGGAAGTGACCTACGACATCAACAACGGCCGCTACATCGCCTCGGGGCTGACCAACGAACAGCGCCAGCCGTTCGACTTCGCCTACCAGGCCAGTGCCTCCGATTACTCGCCAGGCGCGCTGCGCAGCAAAGGCCTGCGCTGA
- a CDS encoding YidH family protein, whose protein sequence is MHTPLPRKPLSQRLLGGDEPDPRFTLANERTFLAWVRTALALLGGGIAVETFAGQAFEPLLRLCITLSLLALSILVSVGACLRWLAVERALRHRHALPLPGLVPLLALGCCLAALILVGLFWPRWHA, encoded by the coding sequence ATGCACACGCCCCTCCCCCGCAAACCACTGAGCCAGCGCCTGCTCGGCGGTGACGAACCCGACCCACGCTTCACCCTGGCCAACGAGCGCACCTTCCTGGCCTGGGTGCGCACGGCCCTGGCCCTGCTTGGTGGTGGCATTGCCGTGGAGACCTTCGCCGGCCAGGCCTTCGAGCCACTGCTGCGGCTATGTATCACCCTGAGCCTGCTGGCATTGAGCATCCTGGTCAGCGTTGGCGCCTGCCTGCGCTGGCTGGCGGTAGAGCGCGCCCTGCGCCATCGCCACGCCCTGCCCCTGCCCGGGCTGGTGCCCCTGCTGGCGCTCGGCTGCTGCCTGGCGGCGCTGATCCTGGTGGGTCTGTTCTGGCCACGCTGGCATGCCTGA
- a CDS encoding DUF202 domain-containing protein encodes MPDGSSDPGLQAERTELAWRRTQLSLLVIACLALRGQDLAVTLVALVSVALLWLGQGRRYRRSLAMLRVERGHARLFSVLGTGLALLVMALQAMFGALLRVIST; translated from the coding sequence ATGCCTGATGGTTCGAGCGATCCTGGCCTGCAGGCCGAACGTACCGAGCTGGCCTGGCGCCGCACGCAGCTGTCGCTGTTGGTGATCGCATGCCTGGCGCTGCGCGGGCAGGACCTCGCGGTAACGCTGGTCGCCCTCGTCAGCGTGGCACTGCTGTGGCTCGGCCAAGGCCGCCGCTATCGGCGCAGCCTGGCAATGCTACGCGTCGAACGCGGCCACGCCCGCCTGTTCAGTGTGCTCGGCACCGGCCTGGCGCTACTGGTCATGGCACTGCAAGCGATGTTCGGCGCCCTGCTGCGAGTCATATCGACCTGA
- a CDS encoding alkyl/aryl-sulfatase has product MPSFRLSALALALIVSSAHAEAPVAGKPATEITRERNQAWLQRLPFSDRADFDNARRGLIEPFTGVVENAEGQPVWNRMAYNFLDGNDAPASVNPSLWRMAQLNNIAGLFEVRERVYQVRGLDLSNMTIIEGDSGLILIDPLISTETARAGLELYYKHRPRKPVLAVIYSHSHVDHFGGVRGVINEADVKAGKVQVIAPEGFYEHAVSENVLAGPAMMRRAQYMYGALLPRDERGQVDSGLGKGTPSNATVTLIAPTVLISKALETRSIDGVEIEFQLTPGTEAPAEMNMYFPQFKTLCMAENATHTQHNVLTLRGALVRDSKVWAHYLDKALVRYGDKAEVLFAQHHWPTWGGSEIRDYLADQRDMYAFLDSQTLRLINQGLTPTEIAARLESLPPRLASKWYSRDYYGSLSHNVRAVYQRYMGFYDGNPANLDPLPPEDAGRRYVAAMGGAEAVLLNARQAFSVGEYRWAAQLLNHLVFAEPNNEAARELQADTLEQLGYQSESATWRNVYLSGALELRQGVTEARSRNGAPDMIRALTPSMFFDYLAVRIDAMKAADEDLLINWRFTDLGEDYALTLRNGVLTQRKDSRHAQADINVSMTKALLDRIALKETGFLKEATIGDIEIEGGRLKLLKLLGGMDEPNPQFNLVSP; this is encoded by the coding sequence ATGCCCAGCTTCCGCCTCAGCGCCCTCGCCCTGGCGCTCATCGTTTCCTCTGCCCATGCAGAGGCGCCCGTCGCTGGCAAGCCCGCGACCGAGATCACCCGCGAACGCAACCAGGCCTGGTTGCAGCGCCTGCCGTTCAGTGACCGCGCCGACTTCGACAATGCCCGCCGTGGGCTGATCGAGCCGTTCACCGGGGTGGTCGAGAATGCCGAGGGCCAACCGGTGTGGAACCGCATGGCCTACAACTTCCTCGACGGCAACGATGCTCCGGCCAGCGTCAACCCGAGCCTGTGGCGCATGGCGCAGCTGAACAACATCGCTGGGCTGTTCGAGGTGCGCGAGCGCGTGTATCAGGTGCGCGGCCTGGACCTGTCGAACATGACCATCATCGAGGGCGACAGTGGCCTCATCCTCATCGACCCGCTGATCAGCACCGAGACCGCCCGAGCCGGGCTCGAGCTGTACTACAAGCATCGCCCGCGCAAGCCGGTTCTGGCGGTGATCTACAGCCATTCGCATGTCGATCATTTCGGCGGCGTGCGCGGGGTGATCAACGAGGCCGACGTCAAGGCCGGTAAGGTCCAGGTCATCGCCCCGGAGGGCTTCTACGAGCATGCGGTCAGCGAGAACGTGCTGGCCGGCCCGGCGATGATGCGTCGCGCCCAGTACATGTACGGCGCGCTGCTGCCGCGCGATGAGCGCGGTCAGGTCGACTCCGGCCTCGGCAAGGGCACACCGAGCAACGCCACTGTGACCCTGATCGCGCCCACAGTGCTGATCTCCAAGGCGCTAGAGACCCGCAGCATCGATGGCGTGGAGATCGAGTTCCAGCTCACCCCCGGCACCGAGGCTCCGGCCGAGATGAACATGTACTTCCCGCAGTTCAAGACTCTGTGCATGGCCGAGAACGCTACTCACACCCAGCACAACGTGCTGACCCTGCGCGGTGCTCTGGTGCGCGACTCCAAGGTCTGGGCGCACTACCTCGACAAGGCCCTGGTGCGTTATGGCGACAAGGCCGAGGTATTGTTCGCCCAGCACCACTGGCCGACCTGGGGTGGCAGCGAGATCCGCGACTACCTGGCCGACCAGCGTGACATGTACGCCTTCCTCGACAGCCAGACGCTGCGCCTGATCAATCAGGGGCTGACGCCGACCGAGATCGCCGCCCGGCTGGAGTCGCTGCCGCCGCGCTTGGCCAGCAAGTGGTACAGCCGCGACTACTACGGCTCGTTGAGCCACAACGTGCGCGCCGTGTACCAGCGCTACATGGGTTTCTACGATGGCAACCCGGCTAACCTCGACCCGCTGCCGCCAGAGGATGCCGGACGCCGCTACGTGGCAGCCATGGGCGGTGCCGAAGCGGTACTGCTGAACGCACGCCAGGCCTTCTCCGTCGGCGAGTACCGCTGGGCGGCGCAGCTGCTCAACCACCTGGTGTTCGCCGAGCCGAACAACGAGGCGGCACGCGAGCTGCAGGCCGATACCCTGGAACAGCTCGGCTACCAGAGCGAGAGCGCCACCTGGCGCAACGTCTACCTGAGCGGCGCGTTGGAGCTGCGCCAGGGTGTTACCGAGGCCCGTTCGCGCAACGGTGCACCGGACATGATCCGGGCGCTGACGCCGAGCATGTTTTTCGACTACCTGGCGGTACGCATCGATGCGATGAAGGCGGCCGACGAGGACCTGCTGATCAACTGGCGCTTCACCGATCTCGGCGAGGACTATGCCCTGACCCTGCGCAATGGCGTGTTAACCCAGCGCAAAGACTCGCGACATGCCCAGGCAGACATCAATGTGAGCATGACCAAGGCGCTGCTCGACCGCATCGCGCTGAAGGAAACCGGCTTCCTCAAGGAGGCCACCATCGGCGACATCGAGATCGAGGGCGGGCGGCTGAAACTGCTCAAGCTGCTCGGCGGCATGGACGAGCCGAACCCGCAGTTCAACTTGGTCAGCCCCTGA
- a CDS encoding IS3 family transposase (programmed frameshift) — protein sequence MSNQRYPEEFKIEAVKQVTERGLPVAEVAARLGMSVHSLYAWIKRYGKPQAQRQQDDDQQAELRRLRAELKRVTEERDIPKKGRRVLCQGVRLKYAFISKLSVEYPVRRLCQTLKVHPSGYYAWLTEPKSVRAKEDQRLLGLIKHAWLESGGVYGYRKIHDDLRELGESCGRHRVARLMRGEGLRSQTGYRRRPGYYGGRPTVASPNRLERQFNVSEPNKVWVTDITYIRTYEGWLYLAVVLDLFSRQVIGWSMKPRMCSDLAIDALLMAVWRRKPKQEVMIHSDQGSQFSSSDWQSFLKANNLISSMSRRGNCHDNAVAESFFQLLKRERIRRKTYGTREEARSDVFDYIEMFYNPKRRHSSAMQLSPVEFEKRYFQSLESV from the exons GTGCATAGCCTGTATGCCTGGATCAAGCGCTACGGCAAGCCCCAGGCGCAGCGGCAGCAAGACGACGATCAGCAGGCCGAACTGCGTCGTCTGCGCGCCGAACTCAAGCGAGTGACCGAAGAGCGAGACATCC CTAAAAAAGGCCGCCGCGTACTTTGCCAAGGAGTCCGGCTGAAGTACGCCTTCATCAGCAAGCTGTCGGTGGAGTACCCGGTTCGACGTCTCTGCCAGACCCTGAAAGTGCATCCCAGCGGTTACTACGCCTGGCTGACCGAGCCGAAATCCGTACGCGCCAAGGAAGATCAGCGCCTACTCGGGTTGATCAAACATGCCTGGCTGGAAAGCGGTGGGGTCTACGGCTATCGCAAGATTCACGACGACCTGCGTGAGCTGGGGGAGTCCTGTGGCCGGCACCGCGTGGCTCGCCTGATGCGAGGAGAAGGGCTGCGCTCACAGACCGGCTATCGGCGGCGCCCCGGCTATTACGGCGGCCGGCCAACGGTGGCTTCGCCCAATCGCCTGGAGCGGCAATTCAACGTTAGTGAACCGAACAAGGTCTGGGTCACCGACATCACCTACATCCGCACCTATGAAGGCTGGCTGTATTTGGCGGTGGTGCTGGATCTGTTTTCACGCCAGGTGATCGGCTGGTCGATGAAGCCACGGATGTGCAGCGACCTGGCTATCGATGCCCTGTTGATGGCGGTGTGGCGGCGCAAGCCCAAGCAGGAAGTGATGATCCACTCCGACCAGGGCAGCCAGTTCAGCAGCTCGGACTGGCAGAGCTTCCTCAAGGCCAACAACCTGATCAGCAGCATGAGTCGACGCGGTAACTGCCACGACAACGCGGTGGCGGAAAGCTTTTTCCAGTTGCTGAAGCGGGAACGCATCCGACGAAAAACCTACGGCACCCGCGAAGAAGCCCGGAGTGATGTGTTCGATTACATCGAGATGTTTTATAACCCCAAACGCCGGCACAGCAGCGCTATGCAGCTATCGCCAGTGGAGTTTGAAAAGCGTTATTTCCAGAGCTTGGAGAGTGTCTAG